One genomic segment of Opitutaceae bacterium includes these proteins:
- a CDS encoding ceramidase domain-containing protein, which produces MIDLYCERTGPGLWAEPINAFTNLAFLVAAGFTTLLAARRGALAFDIWILIGLTAAIGVGSGLFHTFATGWAQVLDVVPILLLQIAFLWIYGRRIIGMRPSRLFGTVVLLLAAALAGRQFPHLMNGSLTYVPAFLLLLILGLYHFRNARVERGILLLASGVSALSLFFRTIDLAVCPYIPMGTHFLWHLLNGLLVYLVMRGLMLNLADRGGEAI; this is translated from the coding sequence ATGATCGACCTCTATTGCGAGCGAACTGGTCCCGGTCTTTGGGCCGAACCGATCAACGCCTTCACCAACCTCGCATTCCTGGTCGCCGCAGGCTTTACCACTCTGTTGGCTGCCCGGCGCGGCGCTTTGGCGTTCGACATCTGGATTCTGATCGGCCTGACGGCGGCGATTGGAGTTGGCAGTGGCCTGTTCCATACCTTTGCCACCGGCTGGGCGCAGGTCCTGGATGTCGTTCCGATCCTCCTTTTGCAGATCGCTTTCCTTTGGATCTACGGCCGTCGAATCATCGGAATGCGTCCCAGCCGGCTGTTCGGGACAGTGGTTCTCCTGCTGGCAGCGGCCTTGGCCGGTCGACAGTTCCCACACCTCATGAACGGTTCTTTGACCTATGTGCCTGCCTTCCTGCTGCTCCTCATCCTTGGCCTCTACCACTTTCGGAACGCGAGGGTCGAACGGGGCATCCTGCTGTTGGCATCCGGCGTTTCCGCGTTGTCGCTCTTCTTCCGGACGATCGACCTGGCGGTATGCCCGTACATTCCCATGGGCACCCATTTCCTCTGGCACCTGCTCAACGGCCTGCTGGTCTATCTTGTGATGAGGGGGCTGATGTTGAATCTCGCGGATAGGGGAGGGGAAGCGATATGA
- a CDS encoding mannonate dehydratase, with translation MPEAIRFFGGQGKIFKVHLRNVTAPLPEGFAETFLDDGYMDMTRVVGALHEVGFEGAIISDHLPKTAGGRAVAEAYSIGYIRGLINATAVKH, from the coding sequence GTGCCCGAGGCCATCCGGTTTTTCGGGGGGCAGGGGAAGATCTTCAAGGTCCACCTGCGCAACGTGACAGCGCCTCTGCCCGAGGGATTTGCCGAGACTTTTCTCGACGACGGCTATATGGATATGACCCGGGTGGTCGGCGCGTTGCATGAGGTCGGGTTCGAAGGCGCCATCATCTCGGATCATCTCCCGAAGACCGCGGGCGGCCGCGCGGTGGCCGAGGCGTATTCGATTGGCTATATCCGCGGTCTGATCAACGCTACTGCGGTCAAGCACTGA